The Euphorbia lathyris chromosome 2, ddEupLath1.1, whole genome shotgun sequence genome includes a window with the following:
- the LOC136218517 gene encoding 15-cis-phytoene desaturase, chloroplastic/chromoplastic isoform X2 — MTLFGGVSALNLSCHADISEARKFLSAFRCQNHLLSFRGSESMGSSLRTSLGTATKTGLGTAGFPLKIVCVDYPRPDLDNTVNFLEAAYLSSTFRASPRPDKPLKVVIAGAGLAGLSTAKYLADAGHKPLLLEARDVLGGKVAAWKDDDGDWYETGLHIFFGAYPNVQNLFGELGINDRLQWKEHSMIFAMPSRPGEFSRFDFPEVLPAPLNGIWAILKNNEMLTWPEKVKFAIGLLPAMVGGQAYVQAQDGLSVQDWMRMRGIPDRVTKEVFIAMSKALNFINPDELSMQCILIALNRFLQEKHGSKMAFLDGNPPERLCMPIVDHIQSLGGEVRLNSRIKKIELNNDGTVKSFLLSNGDVIVGDAYVFAAPVDILKLLLPDNWKEIPYFKKLEKLVGVPVINVHIWFDRKLKNTYDHLLFSRSPLLSVYADMSVTCKEYYNPNQSMLELVFAPAEEWISCTDSEIIDATMKELAKLFPDEIAADQSKAKILKYHVVKTPRSVYKTIPNCEPCRPLQRSPVEAFYLAGDYTKQKYLASMEGAVLSGKFCAQAIVQDFELLAARGQRKLAEATIS, encoded by the exons ATGACTCTGTTTGGGGGTGTTTCTGCATTGAACTTGAGCTGTCATGCTGATATTTCGGAAGCTAGAAAGTTTCTATCTGCCTTCAGATGTCAAAATCATCTACTGTCTTTTAGAGGCAGTGAATCAATGGGTTCTTCTTTGAGAACATCGCTTGGAACTGCTACTAAAACAGGATTAGGGACTGCTGGCTTCCCTTTGAAG ATAGTTTGCGTGGACTACCCTAGACCTGATCTTGATAATACTGTGAATTTTCTGGAAGCTGCATACCTATCATCAACTTTTCGGGCTTCTCCTCGTCCAGATAAACCATTGAAGGTTGTAATTGCTGGTGCAG GATTGGCTGGTTTATCAACTGCAAAATATTTGGCAGATGCAGGGCACAAGCCTTTATTACTTGAAGCAAGAGATGTTCTAGGAGGAAAG GTGGCTGCATGGAAAGATGATGATGGTGACTGGTATGAAACAGGCTTGCATATATTCT TTGGAGCATATCCAAATGTGCAGAACCTGTTTGGTGAACTTGGCATCAATGATAGGTTACAGTGGAAGGAGCATTCTATGATATTTGCAATGCCAAGCAGGCCGGGAGAGTTCAGTCGATTTGACTTTCCCGAAGTTCTCCCAGCACCATTAAATG GGATATGGGCCATTCTAAAAAATAATGAGATGCTGACATGGCCAGAGAAAGTGAAATTTGCAATTGGACTTTTGCCAGCAATGGTTGGTGGACAGGCTTATGTTCAGGCTCAAGATGGTTTGAGTGTTCAGGATTGGATGAGAATGCGG GGTATTCCTGATCGAGTCACTAAAGAGGTGTTTATTGCCATGTCAAAGGCACTGAACTTTATAAATCCTGATGAGCTTTCAATGCAATGTATATTGATAGCATTGAACAGATTTCTTCAG GAGAAACATGGTTCTAAGATGGCTTTCTTAGATGGAAATCCCCCAGAGAGGCTTTGCATGCCAATTGTTGATCATATTCAGTCCTTGGGTGGTGAAGTCCGGCTAAATTCACGAATAAAGAAAATTGAGTTAAATAATGATGGAACAGTGAAGAGCTTCTTACTAAGTAATGGGGATGTGATAGTAGGGGACGCTTATGTTTTTGCAGCTCCAG TTGATATACTGAAGCTTCTTTTGCCTGATAACTGGAAAGAGATTCCTTACTTCAAGAAGTTGGAGAAATTAGTTGGAGTTCCTGTCATTAATGTTCATATATG GTTCGACAGGAAACTAAAGAATACATATGATCACTTACTTTTCAGCAG AAGTCCCCTTCTTAGTGTTTATGCTGACATGTCAGTTACATGTAAG GAATATTATAATCCAAATCAATCTATGCTGGAGTTAGTATTTGCCCCTGCAGAAGAATGGATCTCATGCACAGATTCTGAGATCATTGATGCTACAATGAAAGAACTTGCAAAACTCTTTCCTGATGAAATAGCTGCAGATCAGAGTAAAGCAAAAATTCTGAAGTATCATGTTGTGAAGACTCCCAG GTCTGTTTACAAGACAATTCCAAATTGTGAACCTTGCCGTCCTCTGCAAAGATCTCCAGTGGAGGCCTTTTATTTAGCTGGTGACTATACAAAACAGAAATATTTGGCTTCAATGGAAGGTGCTGTTCTATCTGGGAAGTTTTGTGCGCAAGCCATTGTACAG GATTTTGAGTTGCTTGCTGCTAGGGGACAAAGAAAGCTGGCTGAGGCAACCATTAGTTAA